The Flavobacterium sp. 102 genomic interval AAAGGCAGTGCGATTACACCACATCATATTGAAGAAAATATTGGCTTTAGCAAAGATTTCAATGTATTCGAATTTCGAAAAGCTATTGGGGAAGGTAATCAATTAAAAGCGTATCAGATAGCCCATTATTTTGCCCAAAACCAAAAGGATAATCCTATGGTTGTTGTAAATGCTCAGGTGTTTTCTTTTTTCTCTTCTTTATTACAATACCACGGTTTAAAAGATAAATCACCTTCTAATGTAGCAAAAATATTGAAAGTCAATCCCTATTTTGTTAATGATTACATTGGTGCTGCCAAGAATTATCCTATGCGAAAAGTAAGCGGCATTGTGGCTACTTTACGCGATATTGATGTCAAGGGAAAAGGCGTTGGCGCTGCCAATCTTGAGGATGCTGATTTGTATAAAGAAATGCTCACCAGTATATTCAGGTAGATTGCATCTTTTAAAAATTACTATCTTTATCAGTCTAATATTATTCTGATGAAAAAATTATTACTCTTTGCGTCATTTTTAATTACTCCCATTTTATTTTCCCAAGAAACTTATATCCATTGTGGCAAACTTATCGATACTCGAAACGGTAAGGTGTTAACGAATAAAACGATTGTCGTTTCAGGAAAAAGTATTAAAAGTATTGATGATGGTTTTTTGAATACAACAGATTCAACTATAAAAGTTATCGATTTGAAAAGTAAAACGGTAATGCCGGGATGGATTGATATGCATGTGCATTTAGAAAGCGAAACCAGTCCAACGGCTTATTTGGAAGAATTCACTCTTAATGAGGCCGATGTAGCTTACAATGCTGAAGTGCTTGCTAAAATTACACTAATGGCTGGATTCACAACGGTTAGGGATTTAGGCGGAAGCGGTGTCAATGTGTCTTTGAGAAATGCAATCAGAAGCGGTAAAATAGTTGGGCCAAGAGTATTTACTGCCGAAAAATCTTTGGCTTCAACCGGTGGACATGCTGATCCAACCAGTGGCTACCGAAAAGATTTGATGGGCAATCCCGGTCCAAAAGAAGGTGTGGTGAATAGTGTTGAAGATGCCAAGCAAGCCGTTCGTCAACGTTATAAAAATGGTGCCGATTGGATTAAAATTACAGCTACAGGAGGTGTTTTAAGTATGGCCAAGAGCGGTTCGAATCCGCAATTTACTGAAGAAGAAATTGCTGCAATAGTCAGTACAGCCAAAGACTATAATATGAAAGTAGCGGCTCATGCCCATGGTGATGAAGGAATGCAACGTGCAGTAAGAGCCGGTGTAAAAACTATAGAGCATGGTACGGAAATGAGCGAAGTCACTATGGATTTAATGATAAAAAACAACGCCTATTTAGTACCAACTATAACAGCAGGAAAAACAGTAGCTGAAAATGCTTTGAAAGCTGATTATTATCCGGCTATTATAGTTCCTAAAGCTTTAGCCATTGGACCAAAAATCCAAGCAACCTTTGGTAAGGCATATAAAAGAGGCGTGCCCATCGCTTTTGGTACCGATGCAGGTGTTTTTGAACACGGGCTAAATGCCAAAGAATTTATTTACATGGTTGAAGCCGGAATGCCAATAATGAAAGCCATTCAATCGGCAACGATTACCAATGCATTTTTATTGGATATGGACAAGCAAATCGGTAGTATAGAACCGGGTTTTCTAGCCGATATTATTGCAACTGAACTTGACCCAACACAAGATGTCAATACGGTGTTGAAGGTGATTTTTGTAATGAAAGAAGGTGTAATTTACAAAGGTAATTAGTCAAAAGGAAAAAGGGATAAGGGAAAAGCATGATTTGCTATTATAAAGTAATTTTGCGGTTTACTTTTCTTATCCCTTTTCCCTAATCCCTTTTAACTGATAATTCATAACTTTTCACTAAATTTGCTCTCCTAAAAATAAACACCACAGATATGGCAATGAATAAAAATACAGTCTTAGGCTGGGCCACTTTTATAATGATAATTATGGGATTGTTACTAATTGCTTTAGGCGCATTTCGTTATGATGATACAGCCGGTTGGGGATTTGGGGCTGTAGGTGTTGGTTTTTTAGCCAATGCTTGGGTATTCAGTTCACTCAAAGGAAGAGTATAAATCTAATAATCCAAAAATCTAATATTCTAACAATCTAATTAATAAAAATATGTCAGATGATAAGAAAGTGATTTTCTCAATGCAACGTTTGAGTAAATCATATCAAGGAAGTGATAAACAAGTATTAAAAAACATCTATTTGAGTTTTTTCTATGGTGCCAAAATCGGTATTCTAGGTCTTAATGGTTCGGGAAAATCTTCGTTGTTAAAAATCATTGCCGGAGTAGATAAAAACTACCAAGGGGATGTTGTCTTTCAACCGGGTTATACCGTAGGTTATTTAGAGCAAGAACCACAATTAGACGATACCAAAACCGTTATCGAAGTCGTTCGCGAAGGCGTAGCTGAAACGATGGCAATCTTAGACGAATTCAACAAAATCAACGATATGTTTGGTTTGCCGGAAGTGTATGAAGATGCCGATAAGATGCAAAAACTGATGGACAGACAAGCGGATCTTCAGGACAAAATTGACGCTGCCGGTGCTTGGGAAATCGACAACAAATTAGAAGTTGCTATGGATGCGTTACGCACTCCTGAAAGTGATACACCAATCAAACATTTATCAGGCGGGGAGAAACGCCGTGTGGCTTTATGTCGTTTATTATTGCAACAACCTGACGTGTTATTATTAGATGAGCCAACCAACCACTTGGATGCAGAAAGCGTTCTTTGGTTAGAGCAACATTTAGCACAATATGCCGGAACTGTAATCGCAGTAACGCACGACAGGTATTTCTTAGATAATGTAGCCGGCTGGATTTTGGAACTGGATAGAGGTGAAGGTATTCCTTGGAAAGGAAACTATTCTTCTTGGTTAGATCAAAAATCTAAACGTATGGAACAAGAAGAAAAAGTAGCTTCCAAACGCAGAAAAACACTTGAGCGTGAGTTGGATTGGGTTCGTCAAGGTGCTAAAGGTCGTCAGACCAAACAAAAAGCGCGTTTGCAGAACTATGACAAACTTTTAAACGAAGACCAAAAAGAACTCGACGAGAAATTAGAAATCTACATTCCAAATGGTCCGAGGTTAGGAACCAACGTGATTGAAGCGAAAGGTGTAGCCAAAGCTTTTGGAGACAAATTATTATACGATAATTTGAACTTTACTTTGCCACAAGCCGGAATTGTTGGAATTATTGGGCCAAATGGTGCCGGTAAATCAACTATCTTCCGTATGATTATGGGCGAAGAAAAAGTGGATTCAGGAGAGTTTTTAGTCGGCGATACCGTTAAGATAGCTTACGTTGATCAAGCGCATTCGAATATTGATGTGAATAAATCAATTTGGGAAAACTTCTGTGACGGACAAGAATTAATCATGATGGGCGGAAGACAAGTAAATTCGAGAGCTTATTTATCTCGTTTCAACTTTGGCGGAAGCGATCAAAATAAGAAAGTAGCCGCCTTATCAGGTGGTGAACGTAACCGTTTGCATTTGGCCATGACCTTAAAAGAAGAGGGAAACGTGTTGCTATTAGATGAGCCAACGAATGATTTGGACATCAATACGCTTCGGGCGCTGGAAGAAGGTTTGGAGAATTTTGCCGGTTGCGCTGTAGTAATCAGTCACGACAGATGGTTCTTGGACAGAATTTGTACACACATCTTAGCTTTTGAAGGAGATTCAGAAGTATATTATTTTGAAGGTGGTTTCTCAGAATATGAAGAGAACAAAAAGAAGCGTTTAGGTACTGATGTTACACCAAAACGAATCAAATATAGAAAGTTGATTAGAAATTAACGATAAACCTAGAAAATCCTGAGCAATCAGGATTTTTTTTTGAAAAAAACTTTATATTTGACTCTTCTAACTAACCCAATGAATAAGATTAAACTCAATAGTTTACTTTTATTTTTACTTCTTACTTTAACCAACGTTTATTCGCATGATAATAATGCGGAGAAAGAAGTAATAAAAAAACACCTCAATCAAGCGGTTGTTGATTTTAGTGATGCGAATTATGACAAAGCACTCGAATTTTCAAAACTAGCTTTGGTTAAGGCCTTTGCAATTAATGATGATTTGTTAATTGCACAATCCTACAATACCATTGGTGCTATCTTTAATGAATGTTCAGAAACTGCGAAAGCTATTGAGTTCTACAATAAAGCTTTAGTGTATGCCAAGAAACTGAACAACGATAAGCTCTTCAATTGGATTTACGGTAATTTAGGAAGTGTGTATTACTTCAGTAATATTGATGTTAACAAAGGTATTAATTACTACAAAAAATCACTTTATTATGCTGTTAAAATTAAAGATACAGATCAAATTGAGTACACCAAACTAAATTTAGCCAGCGCTTATTTTGCTATTAAAAAATATGATTTAGGAAATGAGCAAATTAATAGCATTAAGGCACAAATTCTTAGTAAAGACAATGAAGAAGCCAAAATGTCATTGCATTTGCTACTAGGGATTTATGCCAGTAATAACAATGAAAAGGAAAGAGGAGAACAACATTTTTTTACAGCGAAATCCATAGCAGAAAAAAATAAATTCGACGCTTTTTTGATTAATATTTACGAAAATCTGGTTCGCCACTATAAACTTTATAAAGACGATGCCAATGTTCAGTTGTATCAAACGAAACTAAATTCACTCAATAATATAGTCTATTCCAAAGATAAATTGGACAACCTGAAAAAGGCTGCTGCTCAAATTGAATTACAGGAATACAAGATTCATCTTGGGAAAATTGAAAAAGAAAATGAGCAACAACAGAAAACGCTGAAAGACTCTAAGCTTATCGTTATTCTTTTTATTGTAATTCTTATCATTTTATTATTGCTGTTATTGACTTTGTATAAAAATATTAAGCTTAGAGAGCAAGCCAATTTAGAATTAACTCAAGCCAATGAAGCTTTAAAATCTGCCAAAGAAAAAGCCGAAGAAGCTTCCCAACTCAAATCACAATTTGTATCAACAATTACTCATGAATTGAGAACACCGTTGTATGGCGTCATTGGTATTACCAATATTATTACCGACGAACATAAGGAATTGGCCAATAGTCCACATCTTAAATCGCTAAAATTTTCTGCCAAATATTTATTATCGTTGGTGAATGACATTCTTCAAATTAATAAAATTGAAGAGAAAAGAGTGGTTTTAGAAAGTTTGATTTTCAATCTCACAGATGAAATTACAACCATTAAAAATTCAGTGGAATATATAGCGGATAAAAATAATAATAAGTTAAGCGTTGAAATTGACACCGCTATTCCTGAGTTTTTAATTGGTGATAAACTTCGACTTTCTCAAATCATCATGAATCTGCTAAGCAACGCTTTGAAATTTACTAAAAACGGAGAAGTTACACTTATTGCTGATTTAAAGGAAGTGGTTGATAAAAAGTATTTTATCGAATTCAAAGTTAAGGATACCGGAATCGGAATTGCCAAAGAACACCAAGACAAAATCTTTGATAAGTTTGTCCAAATAGAACGCAAAGAAGAAGATTACCAAGGCACCGGACTAGGATTGTCAATTGTTTCTCGATTGGTGCAACTTTTTGATAGTGAAATTCATTTGGAAAGCGAGGAAAATGTTGGGACTACTTTTTTCTTTACCATTGGCTTAGTCTATGACGAAGAAAAATCAAGAGAGATTATCAACAACATAGAAGTTGATTTGTCTGATACGCATTTGTATAATATTTTGGTTGTAGAAGACAATAAAATCAACCAGATGGTAACCAAAAAAATTATCCAAAATAGTAATATGAGTTGTACTATCGTGGATGATGGTTACGCGGCAATAGTGGCATTGGAACGAGAAAGATTCGATTTAATTTTGATGGATATCAATATGCCTTTGATTAATGGCTTTGAAACGACTCGAAAAATCAGAGAAAAAGGGATTACTATACCGGTAATAGCTTTGACAGCTTTCGATAAACAAGAAGTTACCGAAGAAGCTATTTCAGCCGGAATGAATGATATTATGGTCAAACCATTTGAACCTTCAAAGTTGTTCCAGGTGATTTCCAATAACATTAAGAGTAGAGAAAAAGAAAGCGTTGATTAATACCAACGCTTTTTATTTTTCTTAGAAGCTTCCGATTTTCTGGAATTATTATTGGTTCCTTCGGGTTTCTTTTTATTTCGTAAATCAGGTTTCGCATCCGGATTTGGTTCTTCATCTTTCCATGGAAACGGATGGTCTTTTATGGTTTTAACATTGACTTTAATCAATTTCAAAATATCTTTCCAATACGGTTCTTCGTCTTTTCCGCAGAATGAGATTGAGATTCCGCCATTTCCGGCACGACCGGTTCTACCAATTCGGTGAACGTAAGTTTCCGGAATGTTTGGCAAATCAAAGTTGATTACATACGGTAAACTTTCAATATCAATACCACGAGCCGCAATATCAGTAGCGACCAAAACGGTAATTTCTTTGTTTTTAAAATTGTCCAAAACCCTTTGACGAGCGGTTTGCGATTTGTCTCCGTGTATTGCCTCAGCATTTACGCCGTGCTTCTTTAAAGCCTTAACCACATTGTCAGCGCCGTGTTTGGTACGAACAAAAACCAGCACATTGCTCAAATTTTCATTGCGTATCAAATGGTAAAGTAAACCACGTTTGTCTGATTTGTCAACATAATAAATCTGCTGCTCAATAATTTCCGCCGTAGAAGAAACAGGAGTCACCGAAACATATTCGGGTTTGTTTAAAAAAGTATCCGCCAATTCACGAATCGCCATGGGCATCGTTGCCGAAAACAATAAAGTTTGTCTGTTGGTTGGAACTAATTTCACAATCTTTCTAACATCATTGATAAAGCCCATGTCCAACATTAAATCGGATTCATCTAAAACCAAATAATGCAAATGATCAAAATCAATAAAACCTTGTTTGTGTAAGTCCAATAATCTTCCCGGAGTAGCAATTAAAATATCAACGCCTTTTTTCAATTGGTCCACTTGCGGTACTTGAGAAACACCACCAAAAATGGTTAGTTGTCTCAAATTGGTGTATTTTCCATAAGTATCAAAACTTTCGCCGATTTGTACGGCTAATTCACGTGTTGGCGTCACAACCAGGCAACGAATTTGTTTTGTTTTTTTGGACGAACCTACCATTCTGTGTAGGTTGTGTATAATTGGAATCGCAAAAGCAGCTGTTTTCCCTGTGCCGGTTTGGGCACAACCTACCAAATCTTTTCCCGCTAAAATAAAAGGAATTGCTTTTTCTTGAATAGGCGTAGGGCTTGTATATCCTTCTTCAAAGACTGCTCTTTGGATACTATTGGATAATGATAAATCTTCGAATAACATAAATTAGGATTACGATTAAGTGTAAACCGCCGCAAAGATAGCATTTTATAAGTTATGAGTTATGAGTTATGAGTTAGGAGTTGTTTTCTGAATTCATAACTCATAATTTATAATTCATTAACTCAAATAAGTTCTTTTCTCGACTTAATAAAATCAGTTACCAAATAACCAATCAATTTCCCGATAAGATGGTTGTTTTTTTCTTCGCCCAAATCTGGTGCACCTTCGCAAATATGGATATAACTCGCATTTTTGTTTTTTCCAAAGAAAGAAACAAATTGGCGTAATTCTTCAATCGAAAAACCGCTCATGGTCATAGCGCTACTGGCAATATTGGGTAAAGAGTCTAAATCAATTTCAATGCCGTAAGCATCGTTTTTGATGAAATCATACGCCGTGTTTAACTCTTGTTGGAAGTTTTTTAGTTGGCGTACTTTGATCTCGTCATAAGTATTGTAGTTCACGCGGTCTTCCATTTTTTTTAAAATATCAATCACGTTTTTTGAAGTGTAATTTTCGTGCAAACCAAAGATGAAGTATTTCTTCAAAAAGCCTTCTTCATACGCATAAGAAAAGCCGTTGCCGCTGTGTCTTCCTTCTAAAATTCTGAAATCGGAATGGGCATCAAAATTGATAGCATTGATGGGTTTGCCCAATCCTAATGCAGTTCCTTTAATATTTCCGTAAGCATTGTTGTGTCCGCCACCAATGATAATTGGCGTTTTACCACATTTGATAATGGTAGTTACAAGATGCACCACTTCTTTATCAATTCTTTCAACGAGTGTACTTAGTAATTTTCTATCGGCGGTTATATGAAAGTCAAGATCTTTAGCTTCTTCCATTTCTGCTGATGCATCTAGTTTGCCCAATACTACAATTTGGCTTCCTTTGCAAAAACGATTGTGCTGAATGTTAGCAATACTGCTAATCGCGCTTTGCCAAGCCGAAGCCGCTCCGGGACGACCAAAATTGGCACGAACGCCAACATCTTCGGGAATTCCCAACAAAACGTATTTGGCTTCGCATCTTTTTAAAAAGTCGACATAATTCTCACCTTTTGGAATAGTCAGCATTTTTTCGCCAAATTTTACTTCGCCACTTCTGTGGTTGGTAACCTTAGCCAAATCGGTAATTGTGAAAGGAATCAATCTTTCCATTTGAAGAATATTTGCTCAAAAATATAATTTAATTGCTTATTTAACGTTACTATAATAATTATTATTACTTTATATTATTACTTTTGTTAAAATTAAAACTACAATTTATGGAAAATCAAAACGGTAATTCAAAACTTAAGGCAATCGTAGCAATCTTAGCTATATTATTAGTGGGCAGTTTGGTTTATATTTTCAAATTGACTTCAGATGCGAAGGCATTGGAAACAACAGTCGTTGAAACAAAATCTGAAAAAGAAGATGTTTTAAAAGATTTGGCTGAACTAAAAGCTACTTATGATACTGCTATAGCTGAAAACACTTCTATGTCTGATGAATTAATTGCTGAAAGAGATAAAGTGGTTAAACTAATGACCGAATTAAAATCTGCCAAAGGTGATAATGCTTCTTTGAGAAAGTACAGAGACCAATTCAAACAAATGGAGCAAAAGATGAAGAATCTGATGCAAGAAGTAGAAGTTTTGAAAGCTCAAAACCAAGAATTGACAACTGATTTAGACAGTACGAAAGTTATTTTGGAAGATTCTAAAAAATACAATCAAGTATTGGTAGGACAAAATGAAGAATTAGCAAAAACGGTTGAAAAAGGTTCAAAATTGACTGTTACTAATTTGAAAACAGCGGCTTACAAACAAAGAAGTTCAGGAAAACAAATTGAAACAGATAAAGCCAGCAGAGCTGACTTGTTGCAAGTTGCCTTTACCATCGCTGAGAACAAAATTGCTAAATCAGGAGATAAAGTTTACTATGTTCAGGTGATTGATGCTAAAAACAATGTTTTAGGAGATAAAGCAACGATTTCGTTTGGTGAAGTTTCTTTGACATACAGTTTCACAACTACTGTGAAATACGAAAACAAAACGGTAGATGTAAAAGAGCAATTACCGGGTAAAGATTTTGCTAAAGGGACTTACTTTGTAAATGTATTTGACAAAGGTGAATTGGTTTCAAAAAGCAGTTTCTCTTTAAGATAAACGATAATTAATTAATAGAAATGAAAGTCCTGAGTAATCGGGACTTTTTTTATACCATTACTTTTCCGTTGAGGATGACTTGTTCAATTAGATTGCTGCCAAAGGCATACGGCAATTCATAATACGAATTAAGTGGTTTTGTGATAATCAAATTGGCCGATTTACCAACGGTAATACTTCCATGAGTTGATGACAATCCCATAGCGTAAGCACCATTGATAGTTGCTGCATTAATAGCTTCTTCCGGAGTCATTTTCATTTTGATACATGCCGTTGCAACTACAAAATTCATATTCCCCGAAGGTGTTGTTCCCGGATTAAAATCGGAAGCTAAAGCCAAAGGCAAACCTGCCGAAATCATTTTTCTTGCAGGAGTATAAGGAATACTGATGAAATAGGAACAGCTCGGTAAAGCAACGGCTATCGTTTCTGTGCCTTTTAAAGCTTCAATGTCTTCATCAGTTACAATTTCGAGATGATCTACCGAAAGTGCGTTATGCTTTACGCAAGCGGCAATGCCATTGATGGCGGTGAATTGGTTCACATGTATTTTTGAACGCAACCCGAATTTTTTTCCGGCTTCCATAATTCTTTCCGTTTCTTCGACGGAGAAATAACCCGTTTCCAAAAAGGCATCGATGTAATCGGCTAGTTTTTCT includes:
- a CDS encoding amidohydrolase family protein, which encodes MKKLLLFASFLITPILFSQETYIHCGKLIDTRNGKVLTNKTIVVSGKSIKSIDDGFLNTTDSTIKVIDLKSKTVMPGWIDMHVHLESETSPTAYLEEFTLNEADVAYNAEVLAKITLMAGFTTVRDLGGSGVNVSLRNAIRSGKIVGPRVFTAEKSLASTGGHADPTSGYRKDLMGNPGPKEGVVNSVEDAKQAVRQRYKNGADWIKITATGGVLSMAKSGSNPQFTEEEIAAIVSTAKDYNMKVAAHAHGDEGMQRAVRAGVKTIEHGTEMSEVTMDLMIKNNAYLVPTITAGKTVAENALKADYYPAIIVPKALAIGPKIQATFGKAYKRGVPIAFGTDAGVFEHGLNAKEFIYMVEAGMPIMKAIQSATITNAFLLDMDKQIGSIEPGFLADIIATELDPTQDVNTVLKVIFVMKEGVIYKGN
- a CDS encoding CAL67264 family membrane protein, producing the protein MAMNKNTVLGWATFIMIIMGLLLIALGAFRYDDTAGWGFGAVGVGFLANAWVFSSLKGRV
- the ettA gene encoding energy-dependent translational throttle protein EttA, whose product is MSDDKKVIFSMQRLSKSYQGSDKQVLKNIYLSFFYGAKIGILGLNGSGKSSLLKIIAGVDKNYQGDVVFQPGYTVGYLEQEPQLDDTKTVIEVVREGVAETMAILDEFNKINDMFGLPEVYEDADKMQKLMDRQADLQDKIDAAGAWEIDNKLEVAMDALRTPESDTPIKHLSGGEKRRVALCRLLLQQPDVLLLDEPTNHLDAESVLWLEQHLAQYAGTVIAVTHDRYFLDNVAGWILELDRGEGIPWKGNYSSWLDQKSKRMEQEEKVASKRRKTLERELDWVRQGAKGRQTKQKARLQNYDKLLNEDQKELDEKLEIYIPNGPRLGTNVIEAKGVAKAFGDKLLYDNLNFTLPQAGIVGIIGPNGAGKSTIFRMIMGEEKVDSGEFLVGDTVKIAYVDQAHSNIDVNKSIWENFCDGQELIMMGGRQVNSRAYLSRFNFGGSDQNKKVAALSGGERNRLHLAMTLKEEGNVLLLDEPTNDLDINTLRALEEGLENFAGCAVVISHDRWFLDRICTHILAFEGDSEVYYFEGGFSEYEENKKKRLGTDVTPKRIKYRKLIRN
- a CDS encoding response regulator gives rise to the protein MNKIKLNSLLLFLLLTLTNVYSHDNNAEKEVIKKHLNQAVVDFSDANYDKALEFSKLALVKAFAINDDLLIAQSYNTIGAIFNECSETAKAIEFYNKALVYAKKLNNDKLFNWIYGNLGSVYYFSNIDVNKGINYYKKSLYYAVKIKDTDQIEYTKLNLASAYFAIKKYDLGNEQINSIKAQILSKDNEEAKMSLHLLLGIYASNNNEKERGEQHFFTAKSIAEKNKFDAFLINIYENLVRHYKLYKDDANVQLYQTKLNSLNNIVYSKDKLDNLKKAAAQIELQEYKIHLGKIEKENEQQQKTLKDSKLIVILFIVILIILLLLLLTLYKNIKLREQANLELTQANEALKSAKEKAEEASQLKSQFVSTITHELRTPLYGVIGITNIITDEHKELANSPHLKSLKFSAKYLLSLVNDILQINKIEEKRVVLESLIFNLTDEITTIKNSVEYIADKNNNKLSVEIDTAIPEFLIGDKLRLSQIIMNLLSNALKFTKNGEVTLIADLKEVVDKKYFIEFKVKDTGIGIAKEHQDKIFDKFVQIERKEEDYQGTGLGLSIVSRLVQLFDSEIHLESEENVGTTFFFTIGLVYDEEKSREIINNIEVDLSDTHLYNILVVEDNKINQMVTKKIIQNSNMSCTIVDDGYAAIVALERERFDLILMDINMPLINGFETTRKIREKGITIPVIALTAFDKQEVTEEAISAGMNDIMVKPFEPSKLFQVISNNIKSREKESVD
- a CDS encoding DEAD/DEAH box helicase, which codes for MLFEDLSLSNSIQRAVFEEGYTSPTPIQEKAIPFILAGKDLVGCAQTGTGKTAAFAIPIIHNLHRMVGSSKKTKQIRCLVVTPTRELAVQIGESFDTYGKYTNLRQLTIFGGVSQVPQVDQLKKGVDILIATPGRLLDLHKQGFIDFDHLHYLVLDESDLMLDMGFINDVRKIVKLVPTNRQTLLFSATMPMAIRELADTFLNKPEYVSVTPVSSTAEIIEQQIYYVDKSDKRGLLYHLIRNENLSNVLVFVRTKHGADNVVKALKKHGVNAEAIHGDKSQTARQRVLDNFKNKEITVLVATDIAARGIDIESLPYVINFDLPNIPETYVHRIGRTGRAGNGGISISFCGKDEEPYWKDILKLIKVNVKTIKDHPFPWKDEEPNPDAKPDLRNKKKPEGTNNNSRKSEASKKNKKRWY
- a CDS encoding formimidoylglutamase, which codes for MERLIPFTITDLAKVTNHRSGEVKFGEKMLTIPKGENYVDFLKRCEAKYVLLGIPEDVGVRANFGRPGAASAWQSAISSIANIQHNRFCKGSQIVVLGKLDASAEMEEAKDLDFHITADRKLLSTLVERIDKEVVHLVTTIIKCGKTPIIIGGGHNNAYGNIKGTALGLGKPINAINFDAHSDFRILEGRHSGNGFSYAYEEGFLKKYFIFGLHENYTSKNVIDILKKMEDRVNYNTYDEIKVRQLKNFQQELNTAYDFIKNDAYGIEIDLDSLPNIASSAMTMSGFSIEELRQFVSFFGKNKNASYIHICEGAPDLGEEKNNHLIGKLIGYLVTDFIKSRKELI